One region of Manis pentadactyla isolate mManPen7 chromosome 9, mManPen7.hap1, whole genome shotgun sequence genomic DNA includes:
- the RD3 gene encoding protein RD3 codes for MSLIPWLRWNEAPPRLSSRSPAEMVLETLMMELAGQMRAAERQQWQRGHAVRKVCTGVDYSWLASAPRPTYDLSPGERLQLEAVCAKIRPSYCGPAILRFRQLVAEHEPEAREVSRLFRSVLQEVLERMKQEEEAHKLTRQWSLRPRGGLALATFKTRARIAPFASDIRTISEDVERDTPPPPRTWSMPEFLVPKED; via the exons ATGTCCCTCATCCCCTGGCTCCGGTGGAACGAGGCCCCGCCACGCCTGTCGTCCCGCAGCCCAGCTGAGATGGTGCTGGAGACGCTCATGATGGAGCTGGCGGGGCAGATGCGGGCGGCTGAGCGGCAGCAGTGGCAGCGCGGCCACGCCGTCAGGAAGGTCTGCACCGGGGTGGACTACAGCTGGCTGGCCAGCGCGCCCCGGCCCACCTACGACCTCAGCCCGGGCGAGCGGCTGCAACTGGAGGCCGTCTGTGCCAAGATCCGCCCTTCCTACTGCGGGCCGGCCATCCTCAG GTTCCGGCAGCTGGTGGCGGAGCACGAGCCCGAGGCGCGGGAGGTGTCCCGGCTCTTCCGCTCGGTGCTGCAGGAAGTCCTGGAGAGGatgaagcaggaggaggaggcccaCAAGCTGACGCGGCAGTGGAGCCTGCGGCCCCGCGGCGGCCTGGCGCTCGCCACCTTCAAGACCCGCGCGCGCATCGCCCCCTTCGCCAGCGACATACGGACCATCTCAGAGGACGTGGAGCGGGACACGCCGCCGCCTCCCCGGACCTGGAGCATGCCCGAGTTCCTGGTGCCCAAAGAGGACTGA